Proteins from a genomic interval of Bos mutus isolate GX-2022 chromosome 15, NWIPB_WYAK_1.1, whole genome shotgun sequence:
- the OR2D2 gene encoding olfactory receptor 2D2, which produces MRQTNQTQVTEFLLLGLSDDQHTQKLLFTLFLGVYLVTVLGNLLLMFLIQVDSQLHTPMYFFLCNLSLADLCFSTNIVPQALVHLLSRKKVISFTRCAAQLLLFLIFGCTQCALLAVMSCDRYVAICNPLHYPSTMTWRVCIQLAVGSWTSGILVSAVDTTFTLRLPYQGSNNVAHFFCEAPSILILASTDTHTSEMAIFLMGVVILLIPVSLILVSYGHIIVTVVRMRSAEGKLKAFSTCGSHLMVVILFYGSGIITYMTPKSYKEQKKLVSVFYAMVTPMLNPLIYSLRNKDVKGALRKVVIRNFPCRFGVFH; this is translated from the coding sequence ATGAGACAGACCAATCAAACGCAGGTGACAGAATTCCTCCTTCTGGGACTCTCTGATGACCAACACACCCAGAAACTGCTTTTCACCTTATTCCTAGGTGTCTACCTGGTCACTGTGCTTGGAAATCTGCTTCTCATGTTCCTTATTCAGGTTGACTCTCAGCTTCACACacccatgtatttttttctctgcaatTTATCTCTGGCTGACCTCTGTTTCTCTACCAACATTGTTCCTCAAGCCCTAGTCCACCTGCTATCCAGAAAGAAAGTGATTTCATTCACACGTTGTGCAGCTCAGCTTCTACTCTTCCTCATTTTTGGGTGTACCCAGTGTGCCCTTTTGGCGGTGATGTCCTGTGATCGATATGTGGCTATCTGCAACCCTCTGCATTACCCTAGCACCATGACTTGGAGGGTGTGCATCCAGCTGGCTGTAGGATCATGGACCAGTGGCATTCTGGTGTCTGCGGTGGACACCACCTTCACACTAAGGCTGCCCTACCAAGGCAGCAATAATGTTGCTCATTTCTTTTGTGAGGCCCCTTCAATATTGATCCTGGCATCCACAGACACCCACACTTCAGAGATGGCCATTTTCCTCATGGGGGTTGTGATTCTCCTCATACCGGTTTCTCTAATCCTGGTGTCTTATGGCCATATCATAGTGACTGTGGTCAGGATGAGGTCAGCTGAGGGCAAGCTCAAGGCATTCTCAACCTGTGGCTCCCATCTCATGGTGGTCATCCTTTTTTATGGGTCAGGAATTATCACCTACATGACACCAAAGTCttacaaagaacagaaaaagctGGTATCTGTGTTCTATGCAATGGTGACCCCCATGCTTAATCCCCTcatctacagcctgaggaacaaGGATGTGAAGGGAGCTCTGAGGAAAGTAGTCATAAGGAATTTCCCATGCAGGTTTGGAGTTTTCCACTGA
- the OR10A4 gene encoding olfactory receptor 10A4 has product MMQGNWTVVNEFVLVSFSSLSSQLQALLFLLFLTIYLVTLMGNVLIILVTTADSALQSPMYFFLRNLSFLEIGFNLVIVPKMLGTLIIQDTTISFLGCATQMYFFFFFGAAECCLLATMAYDRYVAICDPLRYPIIMGRRACGQLAAASWFSGFPVATVQTTWIFSFPFCGPNRVNHFFCDSPPVIALVCADTSLFELEALTATVLFILFPFLLILGSYVRILSTIFGMPSAEGKRKAFSTCSSHLLVVSLFYSTAILTYFRPRSSNSPESKKLLSLSYTVVTPMLNPIIYSLRNSEVKAALRRAIRRTLGFRKL; this is encoded by the coding sequence ATGATGCAGGGAAACTGGACAGTTGTCAATGAGTTTGTTCTTGTGAGCTTCTCATCCCTGTCCTCTCAGCTACAAGCTCtgttgtttctcctttttttgaCCATTTACCTTGTTACCCTGATGGGAAATGTCCTCATAATCCTGGTTACTACAGCTGACTCTGCCCTCCAAAGTCCTATGTACTTCTTCCTCAGGAACTTGTCTTTCCTGGAGATAGGTTTCAACTTGGTTATTGTGCCCAAGATGCTGGGGACCCTGATCATCCAGGACACAACCATCTCCTTCCTTGGCTGTGCTACCCAGAtgtacttcttcttcttcttcggAGCTGCTGAGTGCTGCCTTCTGGCCACCATGGcgtatgaccgctatgtggccatctgtgaCCCTTTGCGCTACCCAATCATCATGGGTCGCAGGGCCTGTGGCCAGCTGGCAGCTGCCTCCTGGTTCTCAGGATTCCCAGTGGCTACTGTGCAAACCACATGGATTTTCAGCTTCCCTTTTTGTGGCCCCAACAGGGTGaaccacttcttctgtgacaGCCCCCCTGTCATCGCACTGGTCTGTGCTGATACCTCTCTGTTTGAACTGGAAGCTCTAACAGCTACTGTCCTATTCATCCTCTTCCCTTTCTTGTTGATCCTGGGATCCTATGTCCGCATCCTCTCCACTATCTTCGGGATGCCCTCAGCCGAGGGGAAGCGcaaggccttctccacctgctcctcccaccttctGGTTGTCTCCCTCTTCTACAGCACTGCCATCCTCACATACTTCCGACCCCGGTCCAGCAACTCTCCTGAGAGCAAGAAGCTGTTGTCGCTCTCCTACACGGTGGTGACTCCCATGTTGAACCCCATCATCTACAGCTTGAGGAATAGTGAAGTAAAGGCTGCACTAAGGCGGGCCATCCGCAGGACCTTGGGCTTTCGGAAACTATGA